The Sporanaerobacter acetigenes DSM 13106 genome contains the following window.
CTTATTTATACAGGTAAGTTAGAAACCTTTAAGCCAATTTCCTATAATGAAAAACATAACTTACAACTAATAAGACCTCTAATTTACATAGATGAAAAAACAATAGAAAAAGTAGTAAAAGATGAACAACTACCATTAGGGAAAAATAAAACTTGTCCTAAAGACAAAATAAATAAGCGAAATGAAATAAAAGTCTTACTTGAAAATATTGAAGAAAAGTACCCTGATTTTCAAGATAAAACAGTAAGAGCTATAGAAAACTTTGAACAAGGTAATTTATGGCTTTGACATTTGTAAATAATTTTCTATTTATTAAGATAAATATGATATAATTGTTTTTATAAAATTTAAAAAAGGAGCTATAAAAAATGTTTAGCTTTAGAAAAAATTTCATCAAAAAATTTGATTTTGTCCTTTTTATAACCGTTTTATTGTTATGCGTATATGGACTAGTTATGATAATGAGTGCAACTGCAAGTTATGAAAATTCTCGTTTTATAAAAGTTCAGGGAATAACTGTCATATTAGGTATAGTAGCTATAATATTACTTGCTATGATGGACTATAAATTATTAGGAAAAATATACTTGCCAATATACATCTTTTGCAATTTACTACTTATAGCCGTTCTCATATTTGGTACTGGAGATGATGATTGGGGAGCAAGAAGCTGGCTTTCCATTGGTGGGTTCACATTCCAACCTGCAGAGTTGGTAAAATTAGGGCTTATTATTTCCCTAGCTCAATTCATAGATAAAAATAAGAATAGCATAAATGAGCCCTTTGTTCTTCTAAAAACATTGCTATTTGCAGCTATACCTATAGGACTCATTTTGCTTCAACCTGATTTTGGAACAGCAGCAGTTTTTATATTTTTCGTACTTGCAATGCTTTTTGCTGCGGGACTTAAATTGAAATACTTTGGCTATGCTATTGCCATTGGAATCATATCCCTACCTGCAATATGGTTCTCATTAGATAAATATCAAAAAAACAGGATATTTAACTTTCTAAATCCAGAGCATGATACCAGTGGCTCAGGATATCAAGCTAAGCAATCACTTATTGCAATAGGTTCAGGTAAAGTCTTTGGAAGAGGACTATTTAAAGGAGTTCAAACCCAATTTGGATACATTCCTGAAAAACAAACAGATCTTATATTTGCGGTCATAGGAGAAGAATTGGGACTTATGGGAGGACTTGTTCTGATATTGTTGTATTTCATTATGTTTTATAGACTTGTAAGAATTGCAAAGAACACTAAGGACACCTTTGGCTCTTTGATGGTCATAGGAATAACTTCAATGATGTTCATTCATATATGGGAAAACATAGGTATGACTATTGGTCTTATGCCTATCACAGGAATACCTCTTCCCTTTATAAGCTATGGAGGCACTTTCCTTTTAGTGAATATGATAGGCATAGGTATTGCTTTAAGCGTAGGAATGAGAAAAGAAGGATTAAACTTTTAAGATGCTATATTAGCATCTTTTTTAATTTAGTACCTTGCATTGCAAGGTAGCATAGTATATAATATAGTTGATCTTACCAGTGAAAAGGAGAAATGCTATGAATATTCAATTTAAAAAAGGAGTTTTAGAACTTTGCGTACTTTCAATGCTACTAGAAAGAGACTATTATGGCTATGAACTGGTAGAGCATATTTCTAAACATATAGATATTTCTGAAGGGACTATATATCCTCTTTTGCGAAGACTTAAAACTGATGGATTTGTAAAAACTTATTTAAAAGAATCTCAAGAAGGGCCTCCAAGGAAATATTATACTATAACTGAAGAAGGTAAAAAAGCTTGTGATGAATTGATTTTCGAATGGAATCATTTTGTTCAAGGAGTAAATACTATTATAAAGGGGGATAGAAATGAATAGAAAAGAATTTATAGGAACTTTAAGAGCTAATTTAAAGGGCCTACCACAAGAAGAAATAGATGACATAATTTATGACTACGAAGAACACTTTCGTATTGGACTATCTCAAGGAAAATTTGAAGAAGATATTGCTAGGGAATTGGGGGATCCAAGGAATATTGCTAAAATGTACAAAGTTTCTTCAAAAATTGATGAAGCCGAAAGCAATCCTTCACCGAAAAATTTACTTAAAGCCATGTTTTCAGCTATGGCTCTGGGAATTTTTAATTTTATTATAGTTTTAGGACCTTTTATTGTCATAATAGCTTTGCTCATTGGACTGTATGGTATATCTGTAGGATTAGTTGCAGGAGGTATAGGTGCAGTATTTGGAACAATTTTAATCCCACTGTCTTGTTATCCGTTCTCCTATTATGATGTAAATTTAGGTGTTCATCCAGTCACATCTGTTTCACTGGGAATAGGATTAACTTGCTTGGGAGTATTGCTGTTTATGGCCAGCCTTTACTTAACTAAGCTACTATATAAAGGCACCGTAAAGTATCTTAAGTGGAATATTGATACAATAAAAAAATAGGAGGAGTTTTTATGAACATTAAAAAATTTGTTGCCATTTTTGCAGGGGTAGCTCTTGTAGCTTTTGGCATTGCTTTTCTATCATACAATTTGTCAGGGGGACATATAAGCTATGGCATTAATGGCAATAGAAAAAAATTCAAGGGAATGAATATCAAATCTGATGGTTCTAAAGTTAAAATAGGATTAGATGGTATAAATATAGAAGATGAGGATGGAACTAAAGTACAAATAAATCCCGGTGGAATCTATGTAAATGACGGAGATGATGTGGTAGATATTTCACCAAATGGAATTATAGTCAATGAAGAAGAAGTAGACATTGATGAATATAATCATTCATCAGATACTAAAAATACAAAAAAAGAAAATGTAAATGAAGAAAAAACTGAAGATATAGTAGGTATCAAAGATATAATTGTTGAGACTAATTTTGTAGATATAAACTTCATACCCGAAAGTCGAGATGATATAAAAATAATATATAGTGGGACTATAAAGGCAAATTATATACCTAAATTAAAGACAAAAAAATCTGATGACACTCTTTATATATCTGCCAAGAAAGAAGATAACAATCTATCACAAAACGTGAGCTATTCAAATTTAAAATTAGATATTCATATTCCTGAAAACTATAAAGAAAATATGAAAATCGTCTCAACTTCTGGTGATGTGAATTTATCCAAAATGAATTTTAATGATTTGAATTTAGCTACTGTTTCAGGAGATATAAATTTAAATGATTTGAACCTTAAAGATTTAGTAGTGAGTACAACTTCAGGGGATATTGATTCTTTAAATATTTCAGCCGATAAAAATATGTTCAATTCTACTTCTGGTGACATTGAAATTAAAAATCTCATAGGAAGTGTACAAACAAATACTGTTTCAGGAGATATTGAAATTTCCTACAAGAATTTTAACGACAATATCATTGCTGCTACTGTTTCAGGAGATGTAAATATAACTCTGCCAAAAAAATCAGAATTCCAAATTAGTGCACAAACTACTTCAGGAGATTTGAAAAGTAATTTTCCTATAACTATTCAAGGAAAGCATAAAAATAGTCTTGAAGGCACCGTTGGATCTTCCGAAAACAAAATAAATATTGGCACAGTTTCAGGAGATGTAAATATATATTCAAAGTAAAAGAATATAGGCAGGGGCGACCAAAGGTCGCCCCTTACAAAAGGGGGTACTGATAATGAGAAGTAAAAATATAGTTCTAATAATTGCTATATCAATTATTTCATTATTGTTAACTTCATGTATTCCTACAAATACTTTTAATACTAAAGAAACCATACCACTAGAAATAGTTCAAATAATAAAAAATAACAGAAATATATCAAAAAATAATGCTAGTGAAAAAATGAAAGAATTTAAAACTAAGTTATATAAATATGAAAATTTTGATGATGAACTGGCACCAGAAAATATTGCAATGAAAAAGGATGAAATAGTAAGCACTATCTCACTTAGCGAAGCAATAGAAGATGTTGAATATATGTTCAATGTATTAAAATACGCCTATCCTGGATATGAATACTTTGGTGGAGATAAAACATTTTTGTCTGCCAAAGATAAAATATTAAATAATTTAAGTAGTTTTAATGAAGAAATAACCTTAGATACACTATTTAATACAATAACTACAAATATGGATTTTATACAAGATGGGCATTTTTATATATACACCGACAAGAATTCTTATGATCCATGCAAAGAATATTATTATTTAAATAATGAAGATATGCAAATAAATAAAGATGGAAATAGATTTTATACGATCAATGGAAATGAAAAATATTATATTGATTCTATTAATGGAGATAAAAATATAGATGATTATATAAAACCTGCCCTTTCTTAAGATGGTAGTATTGTCTATAACTTAGGCATTACATACCCTGATAGATATAAAAGTGTAGATGTAATATTTAAATCAAGTAAAAAAACAATTACAAAAAACATACCCTTACTATACAAATTCCCCAAACAGCTAGATAATGTTGGGTATGAAAAGTATGAAATAGGTGGAACAAGTATCGTTAAAAATAGAAGGATGCTTCCCATGTCCTATGACGATAAAATTCATGATGAACTTGATGATTTTGTAGAAAGTGCCAAAGAATTAAAAAATGAAGAAATATTCATTCTTGATATTAGAAACAATTTAGGGGGTATTTCCAACTATCCTATGGGTTGGTACGAAAACTTTACAGGTAAAGAACCATCTTCTGAAAAGTTTTTTGCTAAATTAAATACTAAAACTATATATAATCTTTTTTTAGATATCGAAAATAAAAGTGATATTCCAAATCATGAACTATCAGATGAAGTTAAGTCTAAACTAAGCGGCAAAGAAAAAGAACTTGTTAATGGGGCTTGGTATACTGGTTATTATACTGAAAATAGGTTTGACAATGAACCTTTGGTTATAGTACTTATAAATAATAATGTGGCATCAGCTGGAGAAGAATTTGTAAGCTATTTAAGAACTTTAAATAATGTGCTTTTTATAGGAACAAACACTAGTGGAGCAGTACTAATTGGAAGTAACACTAGTTGGTATCTACCCAATTCTAATATTGCTATTAATTCAGGTACCAATATCAACCTTCCCCCCACTATGGAAAATATGGATGGTAAAGGTTTTTACCCCGATTTATGGGTTAATTCCGAAGATATTGTTGATAGAGTTATTAATTTTATAAATAAATATGATTTAAGTAATATTAATATAGGGGGTACTGATAATGAGAAGTAAAAATAGAAAAAAGTTGTTATTCTATGTTTTGACATTTATATTGGTTTCAACAACCCTTGCTGGTTGTTCTTCTAATAAAGATAGTGTAGCTACAATTAATAGAGAACTAACTGTGGAAGAAAAAGTTGAAGATTTTGAGTATATGTACAAAACATTAGAAGAAAATTATCCTTTTTTTAAAGTCAACGAAAGAGTAAATAGAATAAATTGGTTAGCAAATAAAGATGAATACAAAAAAAGAATCAAAGAAACAAGGAATGACGAAGAATTTGCTAATGAATTAAATATGATATTATGTGAATTAAACAATGATCATACTCATTTATTATCAAAAGATGCTTTTGATTCTTATTATAAACTTTATGCTTACAAAGCTGATAAATATAATAAACCTTGGGGTAAGGTATTAGATAATAAAAAAGTTAAAGCTAGATATAATTTTACTGAAAAGAATTTAGAAGAACTAAAAAATGAAAATTATTTACAGAATAGTAAACCTGCATTTAAATCTGATATTATCATTCCCAATGATGTAGCTTATATAAAAGTTAAGCAAATGGATGGGTTTCGAATAGAAGAAGATGGAGTTGAAATAAGAAAGTTTCTTGAAAGCATAAAAGATTATCCTAAGCTAATTGTAGATATTAGAGGAAATGGTGGAGGTTCTGATTATTACTGGGTAAAAAACATAGTCCAACCTCTTATAAATAAACCTCTTTCAGTAGACTACTACTTATTTGCAAAAGGCGGTGAGGACAGCCAAAAATTCTACAAAGCTAGAAAAATGAATTTAAAAGATATAAGTACTCTAGATGAAAATTTAATACACAAGTTTCCTGAAGAAATAAGTACTGATTTTAAATATTATAAATTATCAACCGATAAAATAAAACCTAAAAATCCTGTAGGTTTTAAAGGAAAAATCTATTTGTTAGTGAACTCTGGAGTATACTCTTCTTCTGAAAGTTTTGCTTCCTTTGCAAAGGGAAGTGGATTTGCCACATTGGTAGGAGGAAGAACTGGTGGAGACGGTATAGGAATAGACCCTTTACTGTTTTCATTGCCTAATAGTGGGCTAGTAGTACGATATAGTAGTCTATTATGTTTGAATCCGGACTATACCATAAATGAAGAAGTTCAGACAACTCCCGATATTGAACTTTCCCCATTCTCCCCAGTTGACCACAAATATGATAAATGTATTCAATATGTAATAAATGATGAAATATAACGAAAACAAAAAATTAAGACACAGAAAAAACCTGTGTCTTAATTTTCTAATGAGTTTCTATAAACCATTTTATAAGTTCTGAGCCTATACTTTTAGATTCTCTGTACATTCCTGGAATTTCATCTTTGCTAAACCAATCAGCATGTACTATTTCTTTGCCATCTTCAACTATTTGTCCTCCTGAATATTCAGCAGTAAATCCTACCATCATAGAATTTGGAAAAGGCCAAGGCTGACTTCCAAAGTATTTTATATTGTCTATTTGGATTCCCACTTCTTCAAATACTTCTCTTTTTACACATTGTTCAAAAGTTTCTCCAAGTTCCACAAATCCAGCTATAACACTATACATTCCATGAGAAAAATTTTTATTGTGAGCTAGTAATAGCTTCTCTCCTTTAGTGACGGCCACAATTATAGCAGGAGATGTTCTAGGCCAAGTAGTATATCCGCATTTAGGACAAATAAGGGCTCTTTCAGATAAACTTTCCTTTCTTTTCATAGGAAAGCCACATACCCCACAGTGTTTATGACTTTTTTCCCAATTTAACAACAAATAGCTTTTAGAAGCTGCTAAAAATAGATTTTCATCAAGTATCAACATAAGTGATTTCAAATCCATAAATTGACTATCATCTATTGAAGAATCTATTTTTTTAATTCCTGCTGAAAAACAGTTTTCTCCATTTAATGTTCCCATATATTGAACATTTTCAATTTTAATATTCATATTTACAATATCTTGATATCTAATTATATCAAGATATTTCTTGTCTTTTTTAATCATCATCTTGTTTTGGTCAAATAAAAAATACATATCATTTTCATTTGTAATTTCTGGTTGTATTGATGGTTCAAAAGAAATATAATTTTTCATAAAAATCCTCCTTGAATAAAATCAAATTTATATATTTTTCTTTTTGTCTTCCTCTAAAAAACATTTTCTGCACAATGGCTCATATTCATTAGAAGCACCTATCTTTATCCTTTCCTCATCTTTTGTCTTTCTATGGCTCACCCAAGCATCTGAACCACATTTCGCACATACAGCATGATGCTTATATAAATAGTCTGATATGGGCATAAGTTCTTTTATGATTTCAAAAGGTTTCCCTGTATAATCCATATCAAGTCCAGCTACCACTACAGTACATCCATTTGTCAAAAATTGATTTATACCTTTAACTATTTCTCTGGTTTCTCCTCCTAAAAATTGTATTTCATCTATAGCTATAACATCAGGTTCTATTTCACCGCAATATTCCTCTATTTCACCCATGTTTTTTACTAAAATTGCATCTATATAGGTCAAATCATGAGTCACTATTTCATTCTTGGCATATCTACTGTCTACTATAGGCTTAAATGCAAGGGTCTTATATCCCGCAATTTTAAATCTCTTTATATCTTTCTCCAAACTTGAAGTTTTTCCCGAAAACATAGAGCCTGTATGTATTATTAGTCTTCCTTTGTACTGATGCAAAACACTTCCCCCTTCATTTATATCTTTCACAAATGATATTATAGCATATTTGAATCTATATTCACATAAAGTCCTTTCGTTGAATATGATAAATTAACTCATGTTTTATCTAGAGGAGGAAGACTTATGGAGGAAAATAAAATTGTTGAAATTAAAAATATAAGTATGACCTATCATACTCTCGAAGGTGAAACCGAAGCTATTAAAAATATAGTTCTAGATGTATATAGAGGCGAAATAGTGTCTCTTGTAGGACCTAGTGGATGTGGAAAATCTACACTTCTTTCTATAATAGCAGGACTTATTGAGCCTACAAAAGGAAAAGTCCTTATCAATGGGAAAATAGTCAATGGACCATCTAGCGAAACAGGATATATGTTTCAAAGAGATCATCTATTTGAATGGAGAAATATTCTTCAAAATGTTCTTATTGGTCTTGAAATTCAAGGAAAAGTAAATGAAGAAAGTTTGCAGTATGCAGAAAAACTTCTTGATACTTATGGCTTAGGAGATTTTAAATACAATTTCCCAAGACAACTTTCTGGAGGCATGAGGCAAAGAGTAGCTCTCATAAGAACCCTTGTCATAAAACCGGACTTATTGCTATTAGACGAGCCTTTTTCTGCTTTAGACTATCAGACTAGACTTGCAATAGCTGATGAAGTTGGAATTATACTGAAAAATGAAAAGAAAACAGCAATCATGGTCACTCATGATATAGCTGAAGCCATAAGTATGTCTGATAGAGTTGTAGTTATGTCAAAAAGGCCTGCTACTATAAAAGATATAATCCCTATTAAACTTAGTTGCCCAAATGGAATTAGAACTCCTATGAAATGTAGGGAAGCACCCGAGTTTAGACACTATTTTAATAAGATATGGAAGGAGCTAGATGTCCATGTATGATAAAGTTTCTAAAGAGCATGAAGAGTATTTGAAAAAAATAAAAAAGAGGAAAAGAGCTATACTCATCACCCAAATACTCATTTTAGTCATATGGTTAGCCCAATGGGAAATAACAGCGAGGCTTGGATGGATAGATACATTTTTGACTAGTCATCCATCAGGAATATGGAATCTATTTATCAACTACACTAAAAATGGCGGCTTATTTTATCATGTAGGTATATCAGTCCTTGAAACTATAATTGGTTTCTTGGTAGGAACAATTTTAGGAGTATTGATAGCTATACTTCTCTGGTGGTCAGACTTTTTGGCAAAAGTGCTGGATCCGTATTTAGTAGTTTTAAATAGTCTACCTAAAACAGCTCTTGCCCCTATAATCATACTATGGGTAGGAGCAGGATATAGTGGAATCATCGTGACAGCTATTACAGTATCCATAGTCATCACCATAATGAATGTCTACAATGGTTTCATAAGTGTAGATGAAGATAAAATAAAATTACTTCAAACCTTTGGTGCCACAAAATTTCAAGTACTAAAAAAAGTAGTATTACCTTCAAGTATACCTACTATCATCAGCACTTTAAAAGTAAATATTGGCCTTTCCTGGGTAGGTGTCATTGTAGGAGAGTTCCTTGTATCTAAAGCAGGTATTGGGTACTTGATTGTATATGGAGGCCAAGTATTTAAGCTAGATTTAGTCATGATGAGCGTATTTATATTAGCTATAATATCTGCACTAATGTATCAACTAATAGCATTCTTTGAAAACAAATTTACGAAGTGGCAGCAATAAAACGAGACTTTTAGTCTCGTTTTATTGCTTAGTTATAATTATAGGACCATCTTTAGTTATGGCTAATGTATGTTCATATTGAGCTGACAATTTCCCATCTAATGTTCTGGCTGTCCATTGATTTTCATCAATTTTACAACGGTATGTGCCTACATTAACCATTGGTTCAATAGTCAAAACCATTCCTTCCATAAGTCTAAGTCCCCTTCCAGGGCGACCAAAATGAGGAACTTGAGGGTCTTCATGCATGTTTCTCCCAATACCATGCCCAACAAAGTCTCTCACAACAGAAAAACCTTCACCTTCTACATACTCCTGTATAGCATGAGAAATATCTCCTATCCTATTGCCTATAACTGCTTTTTCTATTCCTATATACAATGCATTTTTAGTTACTTTCAAAAGTTTCTCTGCTTCAAGTGAAATATCTCCAACCGCATAGGACCATGCAGAGTCTGCAAGCCATCCATCTAAATTCACAACCATATCTATAGTCACAATATCTCCATTCTTCAACGGCTTCTTGTTTGGAAAACCATGACATATTTCATTGTTTACAGAAGCACAGGTAGCAAATGGATATCCTTCATAACCCTTTTGCTCTGGTGTTGAACCATGCTTTTTCATATATTCTTCTGCAAACTCATCTATCTCTAGTGTGGAAATACCTGGTTTGATTATTTTAGCAATTTCCTTATGACAATTTGCAAGTATTTCTCCTGCTTTTTGCATCTTTTCAATTTCTTCCATAGTCTTTATTATTACCATATTTTCATACTCCCTTCAAATTATTCTTTTGCCCTTTTATTTATTATTTCAATAAATCTCTCATCTTCATAGAGATTTTCTAAATCTTCATCAATTTTCATTATATCTATGAATTCAGGATACAAAAGTACTGACTTTCTCAAATCCTTTATGGCCTCATCTTTTTTATTTAACTTTGAATAACAACAAGCTCTATTGTAATAAAGATATTCTGCTTCAGGATTGTAGTTAATTCCTTCAGTCAAAACTTCAATTGCTTCTTTAATTTTTCCCTGTTCTATATATATAACAGATTTATTTAAAAAAGAATAGGGATATGTATTGTTTTTAGCTATTGATTTATTGTAATACTCTACAGCTTTTTTATAATTGCTCATTTTTTTATATATGACTCCCATATTGAAGAGAGCCTTATAGTAATCTGAATTTATTTCAATGCTTTTTTTTACCATTTCATAGGCCATATCATATTGTTTTATCTCTTCATAGATAGAACCTAGATTGTTATAGGCTATATAATCGTTTGGAGATAGTTCAATTACTTTTTTATAATAATTTATAGCTTTCTTTTTTTCTCCCATATCATCATATATATTAGCTATATAAAAATAGGCTCTATCATATTCGGGATTTATTTCTACAGCTTTTAAATAACTTTCTAGAGCCTTTTCCTTGTTTCCCATTCTTTCATATATTGTTGCCATACCATAAAAAGCTCCCGATTCTTCATCATCTATATCCACTACTCCGCTATAAGCCTTCAGTGCTCCTTCTAAATTATCCATTTCATCATAAATAAATGCTATATTATACAAAATATCTATGGTTTCATCTTCATCACCAGGAAAATCCAATGCTTTTAAATAAAATTTCACAGCTTTTTCTTTAGAATCATCCAAATAAAAATTTTCAGCTAGTATTATATAATTATATCTTCTGTCAAAATCAGTTAAGTAACTTTTCATGAATTCTGCACCTCTTAATTTTTATTGTCTTCTTATAGTTTATCATATTTTATAGCTTATATATTAATAATTAATTTTTTAAAAAAGAAAAGTGGGGGATTTATTCCTCCACTTTAAGTGCTCGCATTGAATTCAATATAGCAATTATAGATACTCCTACATCTGCAAATACTGCTTCCCACATAGTTGCTATGCCAAACACTCCCATAATCAGTACTATAATTT
Protein-coding sequences here:
- the rodA gene encoding rod shape-determining protein RodA, translated to MFSFRKNFIKKFDFVLFITVLLLCVYGLVMIMSATASYENSRFIKVQGITVILGIVAIILLAMMDYKLLGKIYLPIYIFCNLLLIAVLIFGTGDDDWGARSWLSIGGFTFQPAELVKLGLIISLAQFIDKNKNSINEPFVLLKTLLFAAIPIGLILLQPDFGTAAVFIFFVLAMLFAAGLKLKYFGYAIAIGIISLPAIWFSLDKYQKNRIFNFLNPEHDTSGSGYQAKQSLIAIGSGKVFGRGLFKGVQTQFGYIPEKQTDLIFAVIGEELGLMGGLVLILLYFIMFYRLVRIAKNTKDTFGSLMVIGITSMMFIHIWENIGMTIGLMPITGIPLPFISYGGTFLLVNMIGIGIALSVGMRKEGLNF
- a CDS encoding PadR family transcriptional regulator, with the translated sequence MNIQFKKGVLELCVLSMLLERDYYGYELVEHISKHIDISEGTIYPLLRRLKTDGFVKTYLKESQEGPPRKYYTITEEGKKACDELIFEWNHFVQGVNTIIKGDRNE
- a CDS encoding DUF1700 domain-containing protein gives rise to the protein MNRKEFIGTLRANLKGLPQEEIDDIIYDYEEHFRIGLSQGKFEEDIARELGDPRNIAKMYKVSSKIDEAESNPSPKNLLKAMFSAMALGIFNFIIVLGPFIVIIALLIGLYGISVGLVAGGIGAVFGTILIPLSCYPFSYYDVNLGVHPVTSVSLGIGLTCLGVLLFMASLYLTKLLYKGTVKYLKWNIDTIKK
- a CDS encoding DUF4097 family beta strand repeat-containing protein; this encodes MNIKKFVAIFAGVALVAFGIAFLSYNLSGGHISYGINGNRKKFKGMNIKSDGSKVKIGLDGINIEDEDGTKVQINPGGIYVNDGDDVVDISPNGIIVNEEEVDIDEYNHSSDTKNTKKENVNEEKTEDIVGIKDIIVETNFVDINFIPESRDDIKIIYSGTIKANYIPKLKTKKSDDTLYISAKKEDNNLSQNVSYSNLKLDIHIPENYKENMKIVSTSGDVNLSKMNFNDLNLATVSGDINLNDLNLKDLVVSTTSGDIDSLNISADKNMFNSTSGDIEIKNLIGSVQTNTVSGDIEISYKNFNDNIIAATVSGDVNITLPKKSEFQISAQTTSGDLKSNFPITIQGKHKNSLEGTVGSSENKINIGTVSGDVNIYSK
- a CDS encoding S41 family peptidase, which produces MSYDDKIHDELDDFVESAKELKNEEIFILDIRNNLGGISNYPMGWYENFTGKEPSSEKFFAKLNTKTIYNLFLDIENKSDIPNHELSDEVKSKLSGKEKELVNGAWYTGYYTENRFDNEPLVIVLINNNVASAGEEFVSYLRTLNNVLFIGTNTSGAVLIGSNTSWYLPNSNIAINSGTNINLPPTMENMDGKGFYPDLWVNSEDIVDRVINFINKYDLSNINIGGTDNEK
- a CDS encoding S41 family peptidase, coding for MRSKNRKKLLFYVLTFILVSTTLAGCSSNKDSVATINRELTVEEKVEDFEYMYKTLEENYPFFKVNERVNRINWLANKDEYKKRIKETRNDEEFANELNMILCELNNDHTHLLSKDAFDSYYKLYAYKADKYNKPWGKVLDNKKVKARYNFTEKNLEELKNENYLQNSKPAFKSDIIIPNDVAYIKVKQMDGFRIEEDGVEIRKFLESIKDYPKLIVDIRGNGGGSDYYWVKNIVQPLINKPLSVDYYLFAKGGEDSQKFYKARKMNLKDISTLDENLIHKFPEEISTDFKYYKLSTDKIKPKNPVGFKGKIYLLVNSGVYSSSESFASFAKGSGFATLVGGRTGGDGIGIDPLLFSLPNSGLVVRYSSLLCLNPDYTINEEVQTTPDIELSPFSPVDHKYDKCIQYVINDEI
- the nudC gene encoding NAD(+) diphosphatase, yielding MKNYISFEPSIQPEITNENDMYFLFDQNKMMIKKDKKYLDIIRYQDIVNMNIKIENVQYMGTLNGENCFSAGIKKIDSSIDDSQFMDLKSLMLILDENLFLAASKSYLLLNWEKSHKHCGVCGFPMKRKESLSERALICPKCGYTTWPRTSPAIIVAVTKGEKLLLAHNKNFSHGMYSVIAGFVELGETFEQCVKREVFEEVGIQIDNIKYFGSQPWPFPNSMMVGFTAEYSGGQIVEDGKEIVHADWFSKDEIPGMYRESKSIGSELIKWFIETH
- a CDS encoding thymidine kinase is translated as MHQYKGRLIIHTGSMFSGKTSSLEKDIKRFKIAGYKTLAFKPIVDSRYAKNEIVTHDLTYIDAILVKNMGEIEEYCGEIEPDVIAIDEIQFLGGETREIVKGINQFLTNGCTVVVAGLDMDYTGKPFEIIKELMPISDYLYKHHAVCAKCGSDAWVSHRKTKDEERIKIGASNEYEPLCRKCFLEEDKKKNI
- a CDS encoding ABC transporter ATP-binding protein; protein product: MEENKIVEIKNISMTYHTLEGETEAIKNIVLDVYRGEIVSLVGPSGCGKSTLLSIIAGLIEPTKGKVLINGKIVNGPSSETGYMFQRDHLFEWRNILQNVLIGLEIQGKVNEESLQYAEKLLDTYGLGDFKYNFPRQLSGGMRQRVALIRTLVIKPDLLLLDEPFSALDYQTRLAIADEVGIILKNEKKTAIMVTHDIAEAISMSDRVVVMSKRPATIKDIIPIKLSCPNGIRTPMKCREAPEFRHYFNKIWKELDVHV
- a CDS encoding ABC transporter permease, yielding MYDKVSKEHEEYLKKIKKRKRAILITQILILVIWLAQWEITARLGWIDTFLTSHPSGIWNLFINYTKNGGLFYHVGISVLETIIGFLVGTILGVLIAILLWWSDFLAKVLDPYLVVLNSLPKTALAPIIILWVGAGYSGIIVTAITVSIVITIMNVYNGFISVDEDKIKLLQTFGATKFQVLKKVVLPSSIPTIISTLKVNIGLSWVGVIVGEFLVSKAGIGYLIVYGGQVFKLDLVMMSVFILAIISALMYQLIAFFENKFTKWQQ
- the map gene encoding type I methionyl aminopeptidase, which produces MVIIKTMEEIEKMQKAGEILANCHKEIAKIIKPGISTLEIDEFAEEYMKKHGSTPEQKGYEGYPFATCASVNNEICHGFPNKKPLKNGDIVTIDMVVNLDGWLADSAWSYAVGDISLEAEKLLKVTKNALYIGIEKAVIGNRIGDISHAIQEYVEGEGFSVVRDFVGHGIGRNMHEDPQVPHFGRPGRGLRLMEGMVLTIEPMVNVGTYRCKIDENQWTARTLDGKLSAQYEHTLAITKDGPIIITKQ
- a CDS encoding tetratricopeptide repeat protein, giving the protein MKSYLTDFDRRYNYIILAENFYLDDSKEKAVKFYLKALDFPGDEDETIDILYNIAFIYDEMDNLEGALKAYSGVVDIDDEESGAFYGMATIYERMGNKEKALESYLKAVEINPEYDRAYFYIANIYDDMGEKKKAINYYKKVIELSPNDYIAYNNLGSIYEEIKQYDMAYEMVKKSIEINSDYYKALFNMGVIYKKMSNYKKAVEYYNKSIAKNNTYPYSFLNKSVIYIEQGKIKEAIEVLTEGINYNPEAEYLYYNRACCYSKLNKKDEAIKDLRKSVLLYPEFIDIMKIDEDLENLYEDERFIEIINKRAKE